One region of Cheilinus undulatus linkage group 4, ASM1832078v1, whole genome shotgun sequence genomic DNA includes:
- the hmox2a gene encoding heme oxygenase 2a produces METKETSELISNGVSKGGARIVLDDEDDEFLKPTDLSEMLAEGTKESHDRAENCAFVKDFLRGRIKKELFKRGTAALYFVYSAMEEEIERNKDHPFIAPIYFPTELHRREALARDLEYFYGEDWESQVSLSAGTKPYVDRIHEVGAQDPGLLVAHSYTRYMGDLSGGQILKKVAQRALKLPSTGEGLNFYQFEGIHSHKGFKQLYRSRMNELEMDADAKQRTVDESNRAFGFNMMVFTELEEIGKTIKDEVQEAGLGHSHAEIMEGGDINKCPYYAAKMAASGNPTYACQLAVMLLKHPPCQVALAAWVAILAGFTAWYLF; encoded by the exons ATGGAAACCAAAGAGACTTCAGAGCTCATATCCAATGGTGTATCAAAAGGAGGAGCCAGGATTGTGctggatgatgaagatgatgaattTCTTAA GCCGACCGACCTGTCCGAGATGTTAGCCGAGGGAACCAAGGAGTCCCACGACAGAGCAGAGAACTGCGCATTTGTGAAAGATTTCCTCAGAGGCCGCATCAAAAAGGAGCTCTTCAAG AGGGGCACAGCAGCTCTGTACTTTGTCTACTCAGCCATGGAGGAAGAGATCGAGAGGAATAAGGACCATCCCTTTATTGCTCCAATTTACTTTCCCACAGAGCTGCACCGGCGTGAGGCCCTGGCCCGCGACCTCGAGTATTTCTATGGTGAAGACTGGGAGAGCCAG GTCAGTCTCTCTGCAGGCACCAAGCCATATGTGGACCGCATCCATGAAGTGGGAGCACAGGACCCAGGTCTGCTGGTTGCCCACTCCTACACCCGCTACATGGGTGACCTCTCAGGTGGACAGATCCTGAAGAAAGTGGCCCAGAGGGCTTTAAAGCTCCCCTCCACAGGCGAGGGCCTGAACTTCTACCAGTTTGAAGGGATCCACAGTCACAAAGGCTTCAAACAGCTTTACAGAAGCAGGATGAACGAGCTGGAAATGGATGCTGACGCCAAACAGAGGACTGTGGATGAGTCTAACCGGGCCTTTGGATTCAACATGATG GTGTTCACAGAGCTTGAAGAGATTGGAAAGACCATCAAAGATGAGGTCCAAGAGGCAGGTTTGGGACACAGTCATGCAGAGATCATGGAGGGTGGTGATATTAACAAATGTCCCTActatgcagcaaaaatgg CTGCCAGTGGGAATCCCACCTATGCTTGCCAGTTAGCCGTGATGCTTCTCAAACATCCGCCTTGCCAGGTAGCTCTGGCTGCCTGGGTTGCCATCCTCGCTGGTTTCACCGCCTGGTACCTTTTTTAG